A stretch of the Photobacterium sp. CCB-ST2H9 genome encodes the following:
- a CDS encoding YtjB family periplasmic protein translates to MFKFKTVRMQRIWQFLVLALSFVGLITMLEYGARLNQNNFDMLSEQTQSLSRIIARQAASTASDDILDKDQDRLQALVNRISDEPLILDASVYDLEGSPLAQTEDAMPLEQISGLTTPLSTASIGRQQIVQPVLTDDGQIVGYLRLTLEHGKLVQHAADQIESMTNTVRGLVIAALFIGFVLAYTFGRRKDVWHFPFLLTANAKD, encoded by the coding sequence ATGTTTAAGTTCAAAACTGTACGCATGCAACGTATCTGGCAGTTTCTGGTATTGGCCCTCAGTTTCGTCGGCCTGATCACCATGCTGGAGTATGGTGCCCGGCTGAATCAGAACAACTTCGACATGCTGAGTGAACAAACCCAGTCTCTGTCCCGCATTATTGCCCGACAGGCGGCCAGCACGGCTTCCGATGATATTCTCGACAAAGATCAGGACCGGCTGCAGGCGCTGGTGAACCGAATTTCCGATGAACCTCTGATTCTGGATGCCAGTGTTTACGATCTGGAAGGCTCGCCGCTGGCACAGACTGAAGACGCGATGCCACTGGAACAAATCTCCGGTCTGACAACCCCTCTCTCAACTGCAAGCATTGGCCGCCAGCAAATTGTCCAGCCGGTACTGACAGATGATGGTCAGATTGTCGGCTATCTGCGTCTGACGCTGGAGCACGGCAAGCTGGTTCAGCATGCGGCGGATCAGATCGAAAGCATGACCAATACCGTCCGCGGACTGGTGATTGCCGCGCTCTTCATCGGCTTTGTACTGGCCTATACCTTCGGCCGCCGCAAAGACGTCTGGCACTTCCCGTTCCTGCTGACCGCCAATGCGAAGGACTGA
- the deoD gene encoding purine-nucleoside phosphorylase: protein MATPHINAEMGDFADVVLMPGDPLRAKFIAETFLEDVKEVCNVRNMYGFTGTYKGRRISVMGHGMGIPSCSIYATELVKDYGVKKIIRVGSCGAVRDDVHLRDVVIGMGASTDSKVNRIRFGGHDFAAIADYGMVQNAVEAAKAKGIEVKVGNLFSADLFYNPDFDFFKTMDKYGILGVEMEAAGIYGVAAEFGAKALTICTVSDHILRGEATTSEERQTTFLEMMEIALESVLLGDKEA from the coding sequence ATGGCTACTCCACATATTAATGCCGAAATGGGTGATTTTGCAGATGTCGTCCTGATGCCGGGTGACCCGCTGCGTGCCAAGTTCATTGCCGAAACTTTCCTGGAAGATGTCAAAGAAGTCTGTAATGTCCGCAACATGTACGGTTTCACCGGGACTTACAAAGGCCGCAGAATCTCCGTAATGGGCCATGGTATGGGCATTCCGTCCTGTTCTATTTACGCCACGGAGCTGGTTAAAGACTATGGCGTCAAGAAAATCATCCGTGTTGGCAGCTGTGGTGCCGTGCGTGATGACGTACATCTGCGTGATGTAGTGATCGGCATGGGTGCTTCGACCGACTCAAAAGTCAACCGGATTCGTTTCGGCGGCCATGATTTTGCGGCGATTGCAGATTACGGCATGGTTCAGAATGCGGTGGAAGCCGCGAAAGCCAAGGGTATCGAAGTGAAAGTCGGTAACCTGTTCTCTGCAGATCTTTTCTATAACCCGGATTTTGACTTCTTCAAGACCATGGATAAGTACGGCATCTTGGGTGTGGAAATGGAAGCGGCCGGGATTTACGGTGTCGCTGCTGAGTTCGGTGCCAAAGCCCTGACCATCTGTACTGTGTCTGACCATATCCTGCGGGGTGAGGCGACGACTTCAGAAGAGCGCCAGACCACTTTCCTCGAAATGATGGAAATTGCCCTGGAATCTGTGCTGCTGGGTGACAAAGAGGCTTAA
- a CDS encoding phosphopentomutase: MKRAIILVLDSFGLGATEDAVKFGDVGSNTMGHIAKACAEGRADNADRSGPLNLPNLTRLGLGKAAEESCGEFPAGLDPLAEITGAYGHAAEISSGKDTPSGHWEIAGVPVLFEWGYFRDTSNSFPQELLDRIVERAQLPGYLGNCHASGTQVLDDLGEEHMKTGKPIFYTSADSVFQIACHEETYGLDNLLKLCEIVREELEDYNIGRVIARPFIGPEKGQFERTGNRRDLSVEPPSATVLQKLVEEKQGEVVSVGKIADIYAHCGITQKVKATGLEALFDATLAQVEKAGDNTIVFTNFVDFDSAYGHRRDVAGYAAALEYFDRRLPELLSQLKEDDVLVITADHGCDPTWPGTDHTREHIPVLVSGPKIPAGSLGRRETFADIGQSLASYFGISAMDFGQSFL; the protein is encoded by the coding sequence ATGAAAAGAGCAATTATCCTGGTACTCGATTCCTTTGGCCTGGGCGCAACGGAAGATGCGGTCAAGTTCGGCGATGTAGGCTCAAACACCATGGGCCATATCGCGAAAGCCTGTGCGGAAGGCCGTGCAGATAACGCCGACCGCAGCGGTCCGCTGAATCTGCCAAACCTGACCCGCCTGGGTCTGGGTAAGGCGGCGGAAGAGTCGTGCGGTGAGTTCCCGGCGGGTCTGGATCCGCTGGCAGAAATCACGGGCGCTTACGGCCATGCGGCCGAGATCTCGTCCGGTAAAGATACACCGTCCGGCCACTGGGAAATCGCCGGTGTTCCTGTACTGTTTGAGTGGGGCTACTTCCGCGACACCAGCAACAGTTTCCCGCAGGAACTGCTGGACCGCATCGTTGAGCGCGCTCAGCTGCCGGGCTACCTGGGTAATTGCCATGCATCCGGTACACAAGTGCTGGATGATCTGGGTGAAGAGCATATGAAAACCGGCAAGCCGATTTTCTATACCTCTGCGGATTCCGTGTTCCAGATTGCCTGTCATGAAGAGACGTATGGCCTGGATAATCTGCTGAAACTTTGCGAAATCGTGCGTGAAGAGCTGGAAGATTACAACATCGGCCGCGTGATCGCCCGTCCGTTCATCGGTCCGGAGAAAGGTCAGTTTGAGCGGACCGGAAACCGCCGTGACCTGTCGGTTGAACCGCCTTCAGCAACCGTGTTGCAGAAGCTGGTGGAAGAGAAGCAGGGTGAGGTGGTGTCTGTCGGTAAGATTGCTGATATCTATGCGCACTGCGGGATCACCCAGAAAGTCAAAGCGACCGGCCTGGAAGCGCTGTTTGATGCTACGCTGGCACAAGTGGAGAAAGCCGGTGATAACACCATTGTATTTACCAACTTCGTTGATTTCGATTCGGCCTACGGCCACCGTCGCGATGTCGCCGGTTATGCTGCCGCGCTGGAATACTTCGACCGTCGTCTGCCTGAGCTGCTGTCCCAGCTTAAAGAAGATGATGTACTGGTAATTACCGCTGACCACGGCTGCGATCCAACCTGGCCGGGCACTGATCATACCCGTGAGCACATTCCTGTGCTGGTGAGTGGTCCGAAAATCCCGGCCGGTTCTCTGGGGCGTCGCGAGACGTTTGCCGATATCGGTCAGAGTCTGGCGAGCTACTTCGGTATCTCGGCCATGGATTTCGGTCAGTCTTTCCTGTAA
- the deoA gene encoding thymidine phosphorylase, with protein sequence MYLPQEIIRKKRDNIALTRDEINFFIQGIAKDTVSEGQIAAFAMAVYFNDMTMDERVALTCAMRDSGMVLNWDHMNFGGPIVDKHSTGGVGDVTSLMLGPMVAACGGFVPMISGRGLGHTGGTLDKLESIPGYNIMPSNDVFGQVTKDAGVAIIGQTGDLAPADKRVYATRDITATVDNISLITASILSKKLAAGLESLVMDVKVGSGAFMPTYEASEELAKSIVAVANGAGTKTTALLTDMNQVLASSAGNAVEVREAVQFLTGEYRNPRLFEVTMALCADMLLNAGLAKDDREARTKLQAVLDNGAAAERFGKMVHGLGGPADFVENYNNYLANAEIIKPVFAQNSGFAGAMDTRALGMAVVSMGGGRKVATDSIDYAVGLTDMIRLGQTVDSQTPLAVIHARNEAQWQEAAHAVRQAITITEQAPAATPDVYRRIRAEDV encoded by the coding sequence ATGTACTTACCTCAGGAAATCATCCGCAAAAAACGCGATAATATTGCGTTGACCCGAGACGAAATCAACTTTTTTATTCAGGGCATCGCCAAAGACACAGTGTCTGAAGGACAGATTGCAGCTTTTGCAATGGCGGTGTACTTCAACGATATGACCATGGACGAGCGTGTTGCACTGACCTGTGCGATGCGAGATTCCGGCATGGTGCTGAACTGGGACCACATGAATTTCGGTGGCCCGATTGTCGACAAACACTCCACCGGTGGTGTGGGTGACGTGACTTCTCTGATGCTTGGTCCGATGGTTGCTGCATGCGGCGGCTTCGTACCAATGATCTCCGGCCGCGGTCTGGGTCATACCGGCGGCACGCTGGATAAACTGGAGTCTATTCCGGGCTATAACATCATGCCGTCGAACGACGTTTTCGGTCAGGTGACCAAAGATGCCGGTGTGGCGATTATCGGTCAGACCGGCGATCTGGCACCGGCCGACAAACGCGTGTATGCGACCCGGGATATCACGGCGACTGTTGATAATATTTCGCTGATCACGGCATCCATTCTGTCCAAGAAACTGGCCGCTGGCCTGGAATCTCTGGTGATGGACGTGAAAGTGGGTTCCGGTGCCTTTATGCCGACCTACGAAGCTTCAGAAGAACTGGCGAAATCAATCGTTGCCGTGGCAAACGGTGCAGGTACCAAGACCACAGCGCTGCTGACGGACATGAACCAGGTGCTGGCGTCCAGTGCCGGGAACGCAGTGGAAGTGCGTGAGGCCGTTCAGTTCCTGACCGGTGAATACCGCAACCCGCGTCTGTTCGAAGTCACCATGGCGTTGTGTGCCGACATGTTGCTGAATGCAGGGCTGGCCAAAGATGACCGTGAAGCCCGCACTAAACTGCAGGCGGTACTGGATAACGGTGCGGCAGCAGAGCGCTTCGGCAAGATGGTTCACGGCCTGGGTGGCCCGGCCGATTTTGTTGAAAACTATAACAATTACCTGGCAAACGCAGAGATCATCAAACCTGTGTTTGCGCAAAACAGCGGCTTTGCCGGTGCGATGGACACCCGTGCTCTGGGCATGGCGGTCGTCAGCATGGGCGGTGGCCGTAAAGTGGCGACAGACAGCATTGATTATGCTGTGGGTCTGACTGACATGATCCGCCTGGGTCAGACAGTGGACAGCCAGACACCACTTGCCGTCATTCATGCCCGTAATGAAGCACAATGGCAGGAAGCTGCCCATGCCGTGCGTCAGGCAATTACAATCACTGAGCAGGCACCAGCTGCGACACCTGACGTTTACCGTCGTATTCGTGCTGAAGATGTCTAA
- the deoC gene encoding deoxyribose-phosphate aldolase has product MSDLKTAALRALKLMDLTTLNDDDTDAKVIELCKNAKTPVGNTAAICIYPRFIPVAKKQLREQGTPEVRIATVTNFPHGNDDIEIAVAETKAAVAYGADEVDVVFPYRALIAGNEEVGFELVKQCKAACGDILLKVIIETGELKDPALIRLASEISIKAGADFIKTSTGKVPVNATPEAAEIMLTVIKDMGVQDKVGFKPAGGVRTAEDAAQFLAMADRILGADWADSAHYRFGASSLLANLLHTLGEGEKAAEGGY; this is encoded by the coding sequence ATGAGCGATTTAAAAACAGCGGCACTGCGTGCGTTAAAACTGATGGATCTGACCACACTGAACGATGACGATACGGATGCCAAAGTGATCGAGCTGTGTAAGAACGCAAAAACCCCGGTAGGCAATACTGCGGCAATTTGTATCTATCCTCGTTTTATCCCGGTTGCCAAAAAGCAACTGCGCGAGCAGGGCACGCCGGAAGTCCGCATTGCCACAGTGACCAACTTCCCGCACGGCAACGATGACATTGAGATTGCGGTAGCAGAAACCAAGGCTGCAGTGGCTTACGGCGCTGATGAAGTGGACGTGGTTTTCCCGTACCGTGCTCTGATTGCAGGGAACGAAGAAGTCGGCTTTGAGCTGGTGAAACAGTGTAAAGCGGCGTGTGGCGACATCCTGCTGAAAGTGATCATTGAAACCGGTGAACTCAAAGATCCGGCGCTGATCCGTCTGGCTTCAGAAATTTCTATCAAGGCGGGTGCTGACTTCATCAAGACTTCTACCGGTAAGGTGCCTGTGAATGCAACTCCGGAAGCCGCTGAGATTATGCTGACCGTGATCAAAGACATGGGCGTGCAGGACAAAGTAGGCTTTAAGCCTGCGGGTGGCGTAAGAACTGCTGAAGATGCAGCGCAGTTCCTGGCCATGGCCGATCGTATTCTGGGTGCAGACTGGGCCGACAGCGCGCACTACCGTTTTGGTGCGTCCAGCTTGCTGGCAAATCTGCTGCACACATTGGGTGAAGGTGAAAAAGCCGCGGAAGGCGGTTACTGA
- a CDS encoding XapX domain-containing protein has protein sequence MNEVVFALLAGVIVGLLFSALKLPIPAPPVLSGVMGIVGVYVGGQLYQWIIERFFS, from the coding sequence ATGAATGAAGTTGTATTCGCTTTACTCGCTGGTGTCATCGTTGGTTTGTTATTTTCAGCACTGAAACTGCCGATTCCGGCACCGCCAGTATTATCAGGCGTCATGGGCATTGTTGGCGTCTATGTGGGCGGTCAGCTGTATCAGTGGATCATCGAACGGTTCTTTTCCTGA
- a CDS encoding NupC/NupG family nucleoside CNT transporter yields the protein MSLFMSLVGMVVLLLVAVLLSDNRKAINVRTVGGAFAIQFFFGAFVLYVPVGRDALYGVSQAVANVIGYGDQGISFLFGGLVSGKMFEVFGGGGFVFALKVLPVIVFFSALISVLYYLGVMQFVINILGGALQKALGTSRAESMSATANIFVGQTEAPLVVRPFVPKMTQSELFAVMCGGLASVAGGVLAGYASMGVPLEYLIAASFMAAPGGLLFAKIIKPETEKPVEQMGGDDDSHDDKPANVIDAAAAGASSGMQLALNVGAMLLAFIGLIALINGMLGGIGGWFGMPELTLELILGYVFKPLAFLIGVPWNEAEVAGSFIGQKLVVNEFVAYLNFTPYLKDVADGGMVIAETGAAMSEKTRAIISFALCGFANLSSIAILLGGLGGLAPSRRHDIARFGMKAVAAGTLSNLMSATIAGLFLSL from the coding sequence ATGAGCCTGTTTATGAGCCTGGTTGGGATGGTTGTGCTGCTGCTGGTAGCCGTGCTGCTGTCTGATAACCGCAAAGCTATTAACGTACGTACTGTTGGGGGCGCGTTTGCCATCCAATTTTTCTTTGGTGCATTCGTTCTGTATGTACCGGTAGGCCGTGATGCGCTGTATGGTGTATCGCAAGCTGTTGCCAATGTGATTGGTTACGGTGATCAGGGTATTTCTTTCCTGTTCGGCGGCCTGGTATCAGGCAAGATGTTTGAAGTCTTCGGTGGCGGCGGTTTCGTCTTCGCACTGAAAGTACTGCCTGTTATCGTTTTCTTCTCTGCGCTGATCAGCGTGCTGTACTATCTGGGTGTGATGCAGTTTGTCATCAACATTCTGGGTGGCGCACTGCAAAAAGCTCTGGGTACCTCTCGTGCCGAATCTATGTCTGCAACAGCAAACATTTTCGTAGGTCAGACTGAAGCACCACTGGTTGTGCGTCCGTTTGTACCTAAAATGACTCAGTCTGAGCTGTTTGCGGTCATGTGTGGTGGTCTGGCATCTGTTGCGGGTGGTGTACTGGCAGGTTACGCATCGATGGGTGTTCCTCTGGAATATCTGATCGCGGCATCCTTCATGGCGGCTCCTGGTGGTCTGCTGTTTGCGAAAATCATCAAGCCTGAAACTGAGAAGCCTGTTGAGCAAATGGGCGGCGACGATGACAGCCACGATGACAAACCTGCAAACGTAATTGATGCGGCTGCAGCGGGTGCGTCTTCCGGTATGCAACTGGCACTGAACGTAGGTGCGATGCTGCTGGCCTTCATCGGTCTGATCGCGCTGATCAACGGTATGCTGGGTGGTATCGGTGGCTGGTTCGGTATGCCTGAGCTGACTCTGGAACTGATCCTGGGTTATGTCTTCAAGCCACTGGCCTTCCTGATTGGTGTGCCATGGAACGAAGCTGAAGTTGCCGGTTCTTTCATCGGTCAGAAACTGGTTGTGAACGAGTTTGTTGCTTACCTGAACTTCACACCTTACCTGAAAGATGTAGCTGATGGCGGCATGGTGATTGCTGAAACAGGTGCTGCAATGTCTGAGAAGACACGTGCAATCATCTCCTTCGCACTGTGTGGTTTCGCAAACCTGTCCTCAATTGCAATCCTGCTGGGTGGTCTGGGCGGTCTGGCTCCAAGCCGTCGTCACGACATCGCTCGCTTCGGTATGAAAGCCGTTGCCGCGGGTACCCTGTCTAACCTGATGTCTGCAACGATTGCAGGTCTGTTCCTGTCACTGTAA
- a CDS encoding TatD family hydrolase, which translates to MIDSHCHFDFPPFADNSDYYLDLARQAGVSHIVIPSVGERNWQQVRNLCHTGGPTAPALSYALGMHPFFAEEHGPQTLARLEQALEQARNDPCCVAVGECGLDFAIPDADRRQQTDWLSAQLSLSNQFNLPVILHCRKAFPELLKCLKSCPPVRGGVYHAFSGSLQQATQLLDLGIKIGVGGTITYRRANKTRTTIAQLPLDALLLETDAPDMPPAGFQGEPNRPDRVVQVLNALTELRSESVAQLTQATNKNAEVLFALPSQI; encoded by the coding sequence CTGATTGACAGCCACTGCCATTTTGATTTCCCGCCCTTTGCGGACAATTCCGACTACTATCTCGATTTGGCCCGGCAGGCCGGTGTCAGCCATATCGTGATTCCGTCGGTCGGGGAGCGGAACTGGCAGCAGGTCAGAAATCTGTGTCATACCGGCGGGCCGACGGCACCGGCGCTGTCCTATGCCCTGGGGATGCATCCGTTCTTTGCAGAGGAGCACGGACCACAGACGCTGGCACGGCTGGAACAGGCGCTTGAACAGGCCCGGAATGACCCGTGTTGTGTTGCGGTGGGCGAATGCGGGCTCGATTTCGCCATTCCGGATGCGGACCGTCGCCAGCAAACCGACTGGCTTTCAGCACAGCTTTCCCTGTCCAATCAGTTTAACCTGCCCGTGATTCTTCATTGCCGGAAGGCTTTCCCTGAATTGCTGAAGTGTCTGAAATCCTGTCCGCCGGTTCGGGGAGGGGTTTATCACGCTTTCAGTGGCAGTTTGCAGCAAGCGACTCAACTTCTTGATCTAGGTATCAAAATTGGTGTCGGTGGTACGATCACCTATCGCAGAGCAAACAAAACTCGCACTACAATAGCTCAGTTGCCTCTTGATGCATTGTTGCTGGAAACTGACGCGCCGGATATGCCACCGGCTGGTTTCCAGGGAGAGCCGAACCGTCCGGACAGAGTCGTGCAGGTTTTGAACGCTCTGACGGAACTGAGATCAGAGTCAGTAGCCCAGTTAACACAGGCCACTAACAAAAATGCAGAAGTCTTGTTTGCATTGCCTTCTCAAATTTGA
- a CDS encoding ImpA family metalloprotease produces the protein MKKLSSILLCLSLAACGGGGDTKNDGQNASGANLPLDPINAAVKLGDPRLLPSDSAALEQRIATIISKEHSSLASLQSQIFGQNTIQYDPGRNSRYFSLKHLTSAKELITGNQGYPLVTLRDAKERRSVAFGTNILRELDAGSHGDFASNMQKIIDWLLVPALSTGRSDLKVSFTLLSSSHFNQSKNWLQSRYPNLTFTLCEDEAQLSDCLSQADLIITGTSGSFSEHSVTTALDAAAARKRAMLYVHTNSWNSTPLTNPVLSYFGVQTQAVGGAGNYFIQDKASWSSAAEMRDQTGSLSGIETLITRLRDNSFSFHIADCEDDNNSCDNLPAFGTEFLTPAESLRAIVRNVDESATDIFTLPDDYTLEKHLILLADQYRKNVRFPMSKNSTPTLTFLRSYFADHLVYNTRQINPVQPDLGNFSRTDFSHVSPAEQTVTLTSRTPWRAAGVYALPGQTLTVTRTDPHSDVAARIFINTQRATATKPMAPNDGYNRPKFLQSHPVTIQAGETIHLTSPYGGPVQVGFTDKGTEMTFAFRQIGQHPYWKPGENDAAFITAVNNNAYDWAEVATEHFEIHSRNSRMQTTLSENSRWDTPGEMATFIQTYHHSALRALAGYHGENITPISEVDSFAAAHTLNIPEWDQVQHMNADQPTCGYGCSGNPYDAGWAFSVLGHGDLHEVGHNVESGRFKFNGFEGHATTNFYSYYAKSLATVNEPGYEHQCQSLPFDTILADIQQSQLEADPAAYMAGRGYSSWSQGAALVVEMMMHAQDKGALSNGWHLIPRLHLLDKAFSDADNDDASWDAAKASLGFSTYSRAEAGTLSNNDWLLIAASYATGLDYRPYLDLLGLSYSSKAGSQVAAFGNTAVDKAFFKPASNSAYCDSLNQPKTFF, from the coding sequence ATGAAAAAGCTCAGTTCCATACTTTTATGTCTTTCGCTGGCAGCATGCGGCGGTGGCGGAGATACAAAAAATGACGGCCAGAATGCAAGCGGGGCAAACTTGCCCCTGGATCCGATCAATGCCGCGGTGAAACTGGGCGATCCCAGACTCCTGCCCAGCGACAGTGCTGCACTGGAACAACGCATCGCAACCATCATCAGTAAGGAACATTCCAGTCTGGCTTCGCTACAGAGCCAGATTTTTGGCCAGAATACGATCCAGTACGATCCCGGCAGAAACTCCCGCTATTTCAGCCTGAAGCATCTGACCAGTGCGAAAGAACTGATCACGGGAAATCAGGGCTATCCCCTGGTTACCCTGAGAGATGCCAAAGAGCGACGCAGCGTGGCCTTTGGCACCAATATCCTGCGTGAGCTGGATGCCGGTTCCCACGGCGATTTTGCATCGAACATGCAAAAAATCATCGACTGGCTGCTGGTCCCCGCACTGAGCACGGGCCGCTCCGACCTCAAAGTGTCGTTTACGCTGCTCAGCAGCAGTCACTTTAATCAGTCCAAAAACTGGCTGCAAAGCCGCTACCCAAACCTGACGTTTACCCTGTGTGAAGATGAAGCTCAGCTGTCTGACTGCCTGTCACAAGCCGATCTGATCATCACCGGGACCAGCGGTTCGTTCAGCGAGCACAGTGTAACCACTGCACTGGATGCAGCAGCAGCCCGCAAGCGCGCCATGCTCTATGTGCACACCAACAGCTGGAACTCAACGCCACTGACCAATCCGGTTCTGAGCTACTTTGGCGTACAGACGCAAGCCGTCGGCGGTGCCGGCAATTATTTTATCCAGGATAAAGCCAGCTGGTCGTCAGCCGCAGAGATGCGGGACCAGACCGGCTCTCTATCCGGCATTGAAACACTGATTACCCGTCTCCGGGACAACAGCTTCAGCTTCCATATTGCAGATTGCGAAGATGACAATAACAGCTGCGACAATCTTCCGGCCTTCGGTACCGAGTTTCTGACACCGGCAGAATCACTGCGTGCCATTGTTCGCAATGTTGATGAATCCGCGACCGACATCTTCACATTGCCGGATGATTACACGCTGGAAAAACACCTGATCCTGCTTGCAGATCAATACCGGAAAAACGTCCGTTTCCCGATGTCAAAAAACAGCACCCCGACACTGACGTTTTTGAGAAGCTACTTTGCCGACCATCTGGTGTATAACACGCGTCAGATCAATCCGGTCCAGCCGGATCTGGGGAATTTCAGCCGCACCGATTTCAGCCATGTCTCCCCGGCAGAGCAAACCGTCACGCTGACCAGCCGGACTCCGTGGCGTGCCGCCGGGGTTTATGCCCTGCCGGGCCAGACCCTGACCGTCACCCGGACCGACCCTCACAGCGACGTGGCCGCCCGGATTTTTATCAATACCCAGCGTGCGACCGCCACCAAGCCGATGGCACCGAATGACGGCTACAACCGGCCGAAATTCCTGCAGTCACATCCGGTCACCATCCAGGCCGGCGAGACCATCCACCTGACATCACCTTATGGCGGTCCGGTTCAGGTTGGTTTTACAGACAAAGGGACCGAGATGACCTTTGCATTTCGTCAGATTGGCCAGCATCCGTACTGGAAACCGGGTGAGAATGATGCTGCCTTCATCACGGCGGTGAACAACAACGCCTACGACTGGGCCGAAGTCGCGACCGAGCATTTTGAGATCCACTCACGAAACAGCCGGATGCAAACCACGCTGTCTGAAAACAGCCGCTGGGATACACCGGGAGAAATGGCCACATTCATCCAGACTTATCACCACAGCGCTCTCCGGGCACTCGCGGGCTATCATGGCGAGAACATTACGCCGATCAGTGAAGTGGATTCTTTTGCTGCTGCCCATACCCTGAATATTCCTGAATGGGATCAGGTTCAGCATATGAATGCCGACCAGCCCACCTGCGGCTACGGCTGCTCGGGTAACCCCTATGATGCCGGCTGGGCATTCAGCGTGCTGGGCCATGGTGACCTGCATGAGGTCGGACACAACGTTGAAAGCGGACGCTTCAAATTCAACGGCTTTGAAGGCCATGCCACCACCAACTTCTATTCCTATTATGCGAAATCTCTGGCAACCGTTAATGAGCCGGGCTATGAGCACCAGTGCCAGTCTCTGCCTTTCGACACCATTCTGGCCGATATCCAGCAAAGTCAGCTGGAAGCCGATCCGGCTGCCTATATGGCGGGACGGGGATACAGCAGCTGGAGTCAGGGCGCGGCACTGGTGGTCGAAATGATGATGCATGCACAGGACAAAGGCGCCCTGAGCAATGGCTGGCACCTGATCCCTCGCCTGCACCTGCTGGACAAAGCGTTTTCGGATGCCGACAACGATGATGCCAGCTGGGATGCAGCAAAAGCATCACTGGGGTTCTCAACGTACAGCCGTGCTGAAGCGGGGACGCTGAGCAATAACGACTGGCTGCTGATTGCTGCCAGTTATGCGACGGGTCTCGACTACCGGCCGTATCTGGATTTGCTGGGCCTGAGCTACAGCAGCAAAGCCGGCAGTCAGGTGGCCGCATTTGGCAATACGGCCGTCGACAAGGCGTTCTTCAAGCCAGCTTCGAACAGCGCCTATTGTGACAGTCTGAACCAGCCCAAGACCTTCTTCTGA